A DNA window from Mastacembelus armatus chromosome 11, fMasArm1.2, whole genome shotgun sequence contains the following coding sequences:
- the mrpl53 gene encoding large ribosomal subunit protein mL53 codes for MAAPRKAAVVLKAVKKISVQFCPFESNVRSTREFLAKVGSEKARSTNMNCEVITMVKHDKSEPVVDVTFIDGDRLVMKGAKLTSTEMLSAFQSHCTDKDPQGKAAEK; via the exons atggCGGCTCCTCGTAAAGCGGCTGTGGTGCTGAAGGCTGTGAAGAAAATATCTGTCCAGTTTTGTCCTTTTGAGTCCAACGTCAGGTCCACACG GGAGTTTCTGGCCAAGGTGGGCTCAGAGAAAGCCAGGTCTACCAACATGAACTGTGAGGTGATAACCATGGTGAAACATGACAAGTCTGAGCCTGTAGTGGATGTTACATTTA TAGATGGAGACAGGCTGGTGATGAAGGGAGCGAAGTTGACCAGCACTGAGATGCTGAGTGCATTTCAGTCACACTGCACAGACAAGGATCCACAaggaaaagctgcagaaaagtGA
- the fabp4a gene encoding fatty acid binding protein 4a produces the protein MVEKFVGTWKMVSSENFDDYMKAIGVGFATRQVGNRTKPNLVVTVEEQGIICMKSQSTFKTTEIKFKLNEPFDETTADDRKTRTVMTLENGKLVQKQSWDGKETSIEREITDGKLIAKCIMGDVIAVRTYVKEA, from the exons ATGGTTGAGAAGTTTGTTGGAACATGGAAGATGGTTTCCAGCGAGAACTTTGACGACTACATGAAAGCAATTG GTGTGGGGTTTGCAACCCGACAGGTGGGGAACCGGACCAAGCCCAATTTGGTAGTCACCGTAGAAGAGCAAGGGATTATATGCATGAAGTCTCAGAGCACCTTCAAAACTACTGAAATCAAGTTCAAACTCAACGAGCCGTTTGACGAGACGACCGCCGACGACAGGAAGACAAGG ACCGTGATGACCCTGGAGAACGGCAAACTTGTGcagaaacagagctgggatGGCAAAGAAACGAGCATCGAGAGGGAGATCACGGATGGGAAATTGATAGCG aaatgCATTATGGGAGATGTGATTGCAGTGAGGACATATGTAAAGGAGGCATGA
- the fam8a1a gene encoding protein FAM8A1 — protein sequence MFVTGDSLRERNETDAKQPRTTATTEYCAKLQQWMWRYYWGSANWQSWVALSAFPFPPQCSFPAPGTSAQTPGAPASTSGGGEQVFDARTWHSYPFHFPAASSHPGGAHTEHNSTATPTSTSAADVRPAPQQNGNPAQAGREYTIPSLLQRLLAETVDFFILFCVKATVVLWIMHLSGMKDIAKFITHFIVEEIDENTSMEDLQKMMVVALVYRVLVCVYEIICIWGTGGATPGKFLLGLRVVTCDTTTLVRPNQVLVVPASNVSLSASTVRALNKNFSIAFLFPVFITLLFFQHNRTVYDVVAGTIVVRQRGGR from the exons ATGTTTGTGACAGGTGACAGCCTCCGTGAGCGCAATGAAACTGACGCAAAGCAGCCCCGTACGACTGCAACAACGGAATACTGCGCAAAGCTGCAGCAGTGGATGTGGCGCTATTACTGGGGCAGTGCCAACTGGCAGAGCTGGGTGGCCCTGTCAGCTTTCCCCTTTCCTCCTCAGTGCAGCTTTCCTGCCCCGGGGACAAGCGCTCAGACACCGGGCGCACCTGCCTCGACCTCCGGCGGTGGAGAGCAGGTTTTTGACGCACGAACCTGGCACAGCTACCCGTTTCATTTCCCCGCAGCCTCCTCTCATCCGGGTGGTGCCCACACCGAGCACAACTCAACCGCGACCCCGACCTCGACCTCAGCTGCTGATGTCCGGCCAGCCCCGCAGCAGAATGGGAACCCAGCCCAGGCAG GACGAGAGTACACCATCCCCTCTCTTCTTCAGAGGCTCCTAGCAGAGACAGTGGACTTCTTTATCCTGTTTTGTGTGAAGGCCACCGTCGTGCTGTGGATCATGCATTTGAGTGGAATGAA GGATATTGCCAAGTTCATTACACATTTCATTGTGGAGGAGATCGATGAGAACACGTCCATGGAGGACCTGCAGAAGATGATGGTTGTAGCTCTGGTCTACAGggtgctggtgtgtgtttacGAG ATAATCTGTATCTGGGGCACTGGTGGGGCCACACCAGGGAAATTCCTGCTTGGTCTGCGGGTGGTGACGTGTGACACAACCACTCTGGTCCGACCCAACCAAGTCCTTGTGGTCCCAGCATCTAATGTTTCCCTCTCTGC CTCCACGGTGCGGGCGTTGAATAAGAATTTCTCGATTGCCTTCCTCTTTCCTGTCTTCATCACTCTCCTGTTCTTTCAGCACAACCGGACTGTGTATGACGTTGTGGCGGGAACCATTGTTGTCCGGCAGCGAGGTGGCAGATAg